CGAGTGATAGGCGATCCCCCTGATTACCACGGCCGAGTTGCCATGTACCTCGGACGGAACACCCTCGGTCATGTCGGCGATGCACTTCATGCTCGCTTGATCTCCAGTTTGACGCCAGCCGGCACTTCAAGCGTCATCATGGCGTCTATCCATTCCGCTGTGGGGTTGCTGGTCTCAATCAGGCGTTTGTGCGTCCTGAGTGCGAACTGCTCGCGGGACTTCTTGTCGACGTTAGGCGAACGGAGCACCATGGAGAGCGTACGCTTGGCTGAGGTCCGGATTCCGCTACGCCTCGCGACGTCAACGATATCCTTGACGCTCTGGTTAAAGATTCGGTGGTCGCACGCCATGCGCTTTACACTGATCTTCGCTGCGCTTGTCTTGAGGCGGTCTTCTCGATGTGAGCACGTCATGGTTAGCTTCAGGCCAGGAGGGATTTGAACCCCCAACCTACGGATTTGGAGTCCGCCGCTCTGCCGTTAGAGCAAATGGCCTATCATACCTCCTTGTGAGCCGGCAGCCGTTGACCGCGTTGGACGCATTCCTGCAACCGGCTCAAGGCATCAGTCATGTTGAGGTTGGTGACGAGGCGGGACATGTGGTTACTTTGGTGCCTCCGGAGGACGAACTTCTTTGAGGCGCACGGCGAGCATCACCAGACCGGAGAAGACCGCGTAGCGGGCTTGTCTCTTAGTTCTGAGACCGAGCTTCCTGACGATATAGTTGTAGTTGCGACCTTTCAGACAGAACAGTATCACAGCGAACCGCTGCAGACGCGGGATGCCGTTCAGCATATCCCACAGCCGGCTGCGCCACAGCTTGATCAGGTCGGCTTTCACCTTCCTGGCCCACTCCGGTGCCGGACCCTCGATGGACGGTTCCTTGAACACAGACAGCGATTCCAGGGAATCGGTCTTCTCGCGCTGGAGTTTCCGCCATTCGTCCGTGGCCTTCTGGATAGCTTTCGTGTACAGGTGGCTGCCAGCCTTGTCCAGATGGCAATAGTAATAGGTGTCCCACTTCGGGTACAGGTATAGGAAGGCATCGTCTACTCGGGCTTCCGGGTCGACCAGGTCGCCACGGCGGTACCGAATGATCGCGACCACTCCTGGTCGGAACAACTCCACGAAATCCTCGTATGTCATCATTTCCGGCGTCAGCACCGGGACGTCCGGCTTCGCGGAAACTCCGCGAGACAGACGCTTCATCTCGGCAGCGAACGAAATCGACTCCGGTTTCTGAGAACGCGCAACTTTCCTGGCCATAGCACTGGCTCCTTTGTTCGGCCGCGGGCCAATCGGAACACTCGAAGGCGGCCGAGTCCTTCGAGGCAAAATCCTTAGCGCGATAGTTGTCTGAGCAGATACCGAATGGAACGGCATAAGAGCGCTGGCGCCCGTCGGCGCCGCCGGTCTTGACGCTGACGCTGGGCAATGGGTCGAGTCCGAGGTAGTCGTGCACCTTGGCCTCGCAGAGCAACTGGTCCTGGAAGTGGTCGGCGAAGTCGCCGTACACCGCCAGACTGATGAGACCTTTCACTTCGAGTGGACTCAGCTTGAGGTCGTTCTCCTCAAGCATCATCTTGAAGGCCATCATCGTCAGCTCTTCCAGCTTGTATTCCGGATAGTGCTTGCGGTAGTCGGTCGTGCCGGCCGCAACCACGTACACCGGCCGCTGGAACTTGGGAACACGCAGGTTCCCAGGTTTGAACGTAATCACAATGTGCCTCCTCGCAGGATAGCAAACGCGCATGGGGGCGGAGCCCCACAATAATGATACGACAGAAATGGTCGGTATGACAATAGGCGCGTGGTTTTCGGCTAAGGCCATGCGTGGCCAGCGCTTGGCCCAGCATTCCGTCCATAACCAAGTGGAGAGCCGAAGCTGGACCGTGCATCGCGCACGCGTCACGCGCCAAGACCGGCTACGAGTCGGACACGGCAGATCGCACAGGTTCCAACCGCACGGGCAAGAGGCAACCAGCACCGCCGCCAAATCGGCCGCGGCCTGACCCCGGGCCGATTTCCGGCAATAACCCCGACGTGTTTGGCCGTGGCCGTTCACCTGCCGTGAGGCTCGCAACCCGCGCCGATGTCGTCGAGCGTCCGCGCATTTGCCAAGGCTGACCTGGCGCACGCCAGCCGCGATTTGACTGTCCGCCGCCAATCGCTATCCTACCAGTGTGACTTTGCTGCCACGCGGGGTACACATGGAGCCTCGCACGAAGAGACAGTCGATGCGGCCGCAGTTCGAAGCTGGCAACGATGCACGGCTGGCTCTCTCCCGCAGTGCCATGCAGGGATACCTCTCGTACGTGGAAGAAGTCGAGACACTGGTCAGGCGAACACTGCGGGCTCCTTGCTCGGCGGCCACAAACTCGCGGATCATTGCCTCGCTAAACGGAAGGGCTGCGGCCGTGCTCCGCACTGAAATCCCCCTGCGTACGCGAAGACGGTACGGTGCCTTCTTCACGGGAAGTGAGCTATCGGCGCGAGCGGTTGCCCCCCTTGCAAACACGCTTGCATCCGGTGCCCGTTGTCTTGATCCTGCCTGCGGAGCCGGCGACCTCCTTCTTGCGTGTGTGCAACACGCACCACTGGGACGGGATTTGGATTCCACGCTGAGACTCTGGAGTGACCTTCTGTCCGGGTTTGACATACATCCCGAGTTCATCCGTGCCGCCAGATCCCGACTGATTCTGGCGGCGTTGACCCGCCGTCAATGGCGGAAACCTGCCTCTGCGCGTCCAGACCAACTCTTCCAGCGCGTGATGGTCGGGGATGCTCTGCGAGCAACTGGCGTATACGGGCAATCGAATGTGATAGTGGTCAATCCTCCCTTCTTCGCGACTGCCGCGCCAGCTGGATGCTCGTGGTCAAGCGGTCGTGTATCCATGGCGGCCGTGTTCGCCGAGCACTGCGCGATGAACGCCAGCGCCGGCACAGACATGCTCGCGATCTTGCCTGACGTACTCCGAGCCGGAGCTCGTTACCGAAAATGGCAGCAAGTAATATCGGCGCGAGCGCGCATCGGCCAGATACAGACGTTCGGCCGTTTCGATGAGTGGACCGACGTTAACGTATTCTCGGTCATGCTACGTGTGGGAAGCGCCACAGGTGGCGAGGGTGTCGGATGGCATAGTCACCCAAGCACGAGTCAACGAGGGGGCACTGTAGGCGACAGGTTCGCCGTACGTGTTGGGCCAGTTGTTGACTACAGAGAACCTCATAGAGGACCTGCGTGTCCGTACTTCGACACGAACTCGCTACCTCGATGGGGAATGGTGCGCAACGCCTCCAAGCTCCGCAGGTTCTCGGGCAAGTTGCTAAGACCACCATTCGTGGCGGTCAGACGCAATTCCAGACCTGATGACTCACACCGTGCGGTACCGACGGTAGTGAGGGGCAATTCCCCAGTGGCTGTAGAGAACCACTTGCTTGTGTTGACGCCGCTGGACCGCAGCATGGGAAGCTGTTTGGCCTTGGTCCGACAGTTGCGAACCAGCAGAACTGACGCATGGCTCAACCAGCGTATCCGATGCCGGCATCTAACCGTCGAAGCCGTACGAGAACTGCCGCTCACGCCGTTCCGTCGGATCCGGTGCACGCCGGTCTCGCGATCGGGTCAGGCTCGCTCGCACAGATCATCACACTGCACGGGATGATTGAAGATCGCGGTACAGCCGGTCAACGACAGTATAGGTCTACTGGCGATCGCCCGGACCACTACTCCCTCGACGCAGACGTTCAAGCCAAACATCTGGCGACTTTCAAGTTCTCAAAGGAAATCATATGGCGACTGGGCGAGGAACTGAACGCGGGGCCAGACCAGAGCATCCTGGAGCTTGTGAAGAACGCATACGATGCCGACGCGTCGACCTGCACCGTTCAGCTGACCGACACGGCTCGGCCGGGCGGAGACGTAGTCATCATGGACGATGGCCAGGGAATGGACGGCGGCGAGATACAGGACGGCTGGCTCGTCCTGGGCCGGTCACGCAAAGACGCCAACGAGCGTACGAAGAGAGGGCGGATACCGGCCGGAAGCAAGGGTCTAGGTCGACTGGCGGCAATGCGCATGGGTCGCCGGGCGTCGTTGCTGAGCTTCCCGGCCAGCCAACCAGGTGTTGCCTACCGGCTTGATATCGACTGGGCGAGATTCGATTCAGTAGAGCTGGCCGACGAAGTCACGCTGACTGTAGAGAGGACGCTCACGGGAACTACTCAAAACAAAGGCACTGTCATCCGACTTGCCGGTCTGAGACAGGCGTTGAGCGAGAAGGAAGTCGAGGCCTTGGCTAGATCCCTGATTCTGCTGTCGTCTCCGTTTGGTCCCGAGAAAAGCGGGTTCCGTCCCATTCTGGATGCTCCGGAATATGGGGAGATGGAGCGACTCGTGGAGCGCGGGTACTTCAGCCAGGCTGACCTCCGGCTCGTGGCGAAGGTCAACAAGCTAGGCAGGGTCAGTGCCAAAGTCGTGGACTGGCGGGGACACCTAGTCTACCGAGGCCGGCATTCGGAGATCGCGGGTAGCGATGGGCAGATAGCATACCATTGTCCACCTGCCACGTTCGAACTCTGGATGTTCCTTTTGAAACGAGCCTCGTTTGGAGTCCACAGATCTGCGCCTGCCGCCGTGAAAGAGTGGCTTCGACGCTTCGGTGGCGTTCACCTGTATCACAACGGGTTACGCGTGAACCCATACGGCAACTCTGGGAACGACTGGCTCGACATGAACCTCTCGCGCGTCCGCAGCCCGGAAGAACGTCCCTCCACCAACAACAGCATCGGCAGAGTCATGGTAGAAGAAACGGGGAATCTGCTGGTCCAGAAGACGGATCGGTCGGGATTCATCGAGAGCGATGCATTCTCCGAGTTATCTCGTTTTGCCACAGACTCGCTAGAGTGGATGGCTCGTCTTCGTCTGAGAGATGCCGAGAAACGCCGACAGAGAACTAGAGCCGAGGCAAGATTCACGTCCGCCAAGGCGAAGGAAGTGCTGGAGGCGGCCCTGTCAAGTGTCCCGTCAGGCACGCGTGCGACCATCCAACGTTCTCTCGCTTCGTATGAGCGCGCGCGGGATTCGGAAACGGCAACGCTCCGTAAGGAAGTGCAACTGTATCGGACCCTGAGCACGGCCGGAATCACCGCGGCCACATTTGCGCATGAGTCGACGGGTAACCCCTTGAAGGTGCTCGAAAACTCCATCAACACGATCGCGAATAGAGCCCAGTCCGTCGTCCGTGACTACGCCTCGGTTCTTGCACCAGCAGTGGAGCGCGCAAAGGCCGCCACAAAAGCGCTGAAGGTCTTGGGGTCGGTGACCCTCAGTCTGATCGACAGCGAGAAGCGGCGCCCACAGGATGTGCCAGTGGACACGGTTGTCAGAGCGGTTGCGCAAGCCTACGCACCATTCATGGAAGAACGTGACCTGACTTTGGATCTGACGCTTGCGTGCGGCGATGTAACAGTGGAGTCAAGCGAAGCCGCAGTAGAGTCCATCGTCGCGAACCTGCTCAACAACAGCATATACTGGCTGGAGAACTTGCCCCGAGGAAAGGCCCAAATCCGAGTCGAAACAAAACTCATGGAGGCCGGTGTCGAGCTAAGCATCCAGGACAACGGCCCGGGGCTTCGACGCGTGTCCCCAGAAGATGTGTGGCTTCCTGGTGTGACGACCAAGAAGAACGGAACCGGACTCGGACTCACAATTGTCCGCGATGCGGTCGTAGACCTCGGCGGCAGCGTGGAAGCGCGGTCAAGGGGTCGCATGGGCGGCGCGGAATTCACGGTATTCCTACCTGTCTCCGCAAAGGAGGTACGACGATGAGAATAGCTGGCAAGGAGATATCGAAAGTAGCCGTTGTCGACGATGACCGTCGCGTCCGCGAGAGCACAGCTGAGATAATCGCTGACATGAACCTGAAACCTACCAAGATCACATCCGTGGGGCCACTGTCCGATTTCGTTAGCAGGATGGTGAGCGAGTTCCATGCCGTTGTGTGTGACCACCGCCTCAAGTCTCACGGCTATGCTTCGTTCCAGGGCGCAAGAGCTTTCCCGCGGCTGT
The bacterium genome window above contains:
- the rpsJ gene encoding 30S ribosomal protein S10, with the translated sequence MTCSHREDRLKTSAAKISVKRMACDHRIFNQSVKDIVDVARRSGIRTSAKRTLSMVLRSPNVDKKSREQFALRTHKRLIETSNPTAEWIDAMMTLEVPAGVKLEIKRA
- a CDS encoding sensor histidine kinase; amino-acid sequence: MIEDRGTAGQRQYRSTGDRPDHYSLDADVQAKHLATFKFSKEIIWRLGEELNAGPDQSILELVKNAYDADASTCTVQLTDTARPGGDVVIMDDGQGMDGGEIQDGWLVLGRSRKDANERTKRGRIPAGSKGLGRLAAMRMGRRASLLSFPASQPGVAYRLDIDWARFDSVELADEVTLTVERTLTGTTQNKGTVIRLAGLRQALSEKEVEALARSLILLSSPFGPEKSGFRPILDAPEYGEMERLVERGYFSQADLRLVAKVNKLGRVSAKVVDWRGHLVYRGRHSEIAGSDGQIAYHCPPATFELWMFLLKRASFGVHRSAPAAVKEWLRRFGGVHLYHNGLRVNPYGNSGNDWLDMNLSRVRSPEERPSTNNSIGRVMVEETGNLLVQKTDRSGFIESDAFSELSRFATDSLEWMARLRLRDAEKRRQRTRAEARFTSAKAKEVLEAALSSVPSGTRATIQRSLASYERARDSETATLRKEVQLYRTLSTAGITAATFAHESTGNPLKVLENSINTIANRAQSVVRDYASVLAPAVERAKAATKALKVLGSVTLSLIDSEKRRPQDVPVDTVVRAVAQAYAPFMEERDLTLDLTLACGDVTVESSEAAVESIVANLLNNSIYWLENLPRGKAQIRVETKLMEAGVELSIQDNGPGLRRVSPEDVWLPGVTTKKNGTGLGLTIVRDAVVDLGGSVEARSRGRMGGAEFTVFLPVSAKEVRR